GAAATCCTAACTCTGATGTAACTGATATCGATAAGTTGGCAGAGATTGCTCATCGCCACAACATCCCATTGATTATCGATAATACCTTCGGCACTCCATATCTCATCCGTCCTATCGAGCACGGAGCCGACATCGTGGTTCACTCTGCTACCAAGTTCATCGGCGGTCATGGTTCTTCTCTCGGTGGTGTCATCGTAGATGGCGGTAAGTTCGACTGGAAGGCAAATGCCGACAAGTTCCCTACCCTCGCTAAGCCAGACCCATCTTATCACGGTGCAGTATTCGCAGATGTAGCAGGAGCAGCAGCCTTCGTAACCCGTATCCGTGCGGTCATCCTTCGTGATACCGGTGCTACCATCTCTCCATTCAATGCCTGGATTCTTCTTCAGGGCTTGGAGACATTGAGCCTCCGTGTAGAGCGTCACGTTCAGAATGCATTGAAGGTGGTAGAATATCTGGAGAACAATCCTAAGGTGGCTAAGGTTAATCACCCAGCCGTTCCTTCTCATCCAGACCACGAGCTCTACAAGAAGCTCTTCCCTAACGGTGCAGGCTCTATCTTCACCTTCGATATCAAGGGCGGCGAGAAAGAGGCATGGGAATTCATCGACCACCTGCGCATCTTCTCATTGTTGGCTAACGTTGCCGATGTGAAGTCACTGGTTATCCACCCAGCAACAACCACCCACTCTCAGTTGAGCCCAGAGGAGTTGGAGGAGCAGCACATCTATCCTTCTACTGTTCGATTGAGCATCGGTATCGAGAACATCGACGACCTGATCGAGGCACTCGACGAGGCATTTACGTATGTTAAGTAAAGTTTAACATGGCACATATAGTATATATAATAATTTTTAGTTTTGGTGTTCTAAGTGAATTATACAGTATACTATTCACAAACAGGAAAGAAAAGAATAAGCAGATTAGACGACTTAAAACAGAAAGAGACTTGCTAATTCTTTTACTTTATGGTTACATTCTTATTGATTTATTAATAACAAAATAGAAATGAAAAATTATGGCAAAGATATATAAACAGATTACTGATTTAATCGGTAAGACCCCATTGGTAGAATTGGGTAAGTATTCAGCATCCAAGGGTTTGGAGACTCCTGTAATTGCTAAGGTAGAATTCTTCAATCCAGGCGGAAGCGTAAAAGACCGCGTAGCCCTCGCCATGATCGA
This is a stretch of genomic DNA from Segatella hominis. It encodes these proteins:
- a CDS encoding O-acetylhomoserine aminocarboxypropyltransferase/cysteine synthase family protein, producing MSTEKKLRFETLQLHVGQENPDPATDARAVPIYQTTSYVFRNSQHAADRFGLRDAGNIYGRLTNSTQDVFEDRVAALEGGVAGLAVASGAAAVTYALQNILQNGDHIVAADNIYGGTYNLITHTLSTQGVSYTIVDPRNFEQVEAAIQDNTKALYAETFGNPNSDVTDIDKLAEIAHRHNIPLIIDNTFGTPYLIRPIEHGADIVVHSATKFIGGHGSSLGGVIVDGGKFDWKANADKFPTLAKPDPSYHGAVFADVAGAAAFVTRIRAVILRDTGATISPFNAWILLQGLETLSLRVERHVQNALKVVEYLENNPKVAKVNHPAVPSHPDHELYKKLFPNGAGSIFTFDIKGGEKEAWEFIDHLRIFSLLANVADVKSLVIHPATTTHSQLSPEELEEQHIYPSTVRLSIGIENIDDLIEALDEAFTYVK